Part of the Tolypothrix sp. PCC 7910 genome, AGATACACCTAATGTTGCGTCGCTTCCTACAATCATTTTGGTGGATGCTTTTGTTGGGGATATTGACGATGTTGATATTCCTGGGTTTAGAAATCAAATCCTATCAAACTGCGATCGCAGCTATTACTAAATTTGAACAAGTACCAGGAGAGATAATTTATCGCTCACATCTGAAATTAGACGATCAATCAGGAAATTCTTGGCAAGTTATCTTGTGGAAGCAGATTTATCCAGGTCATTCACCTAGCGTAAATCTCCGACTGGTAGGTTTTCCGGGTTCTGCTGAATTGATTCATCCGCAACCACTGCGAATTACTAAAGCTACAGGTGAGGTCTTGACTGCTCCCGATGTTTTTTTAGAGGAAGCACCAGTACCTAGCATTGGTCAGTATGATTTCCAAAATATATTGCCAAAATTGCCCATAGAACCTCTACAGCTTGGTATTCCTTTGCCTGGCCAGCACTTCATTAATATTTCGGTTCCGCCATCAGTCGTGCAGGAATGGCAATCAGTAGTCAGTAACTAGTTAATAAGTAGCTAAGGTCAAGCTATTAGCTGTTAAACCAGAGAGCGATGCCAGTATTTTCAAAGAACTTTAAAGTTACTTAGTCAACACTTGAGTGCTGGAAATTTGCGACCTTGTCTGCGGAGTTATTCAAAGATTCTCTAGGGGATGAACTATGTTGAAAGCAGCAGATATTATGACTAAAGATGTTGCCACTATTCGTGGTTCGGCAACAGTAGCTGAAGCTGTTACATTAATGAGAGCAAGAGACTGGCGAGCATTAATTGTAGAGCGTCGCCACCAACAAGATGCTTACGGTATTGTTAGCGAAAGTGATATTACTTATAAAGTGATTGCTTATGGAAAAAATCCCCATGCAATACGCGTTTATGAGATTATGTCTAAACCTTGTATTACTATCAATCCAGACCTGGCTGTAGAATACGTTGCACGTTTATTTGCTGAATATCATCTACATAGAGCGCCAGTTATCCAAGGTGAATTGCTG contains:
- a CDS encoding DUF3122 domain-containing protein, with protein sequence MLRRFLQSFWWMLLLGILTMLIFLGLEIKSYQTAIAAITKFEQVPGEIIYRSHLKLDDQSGNSWQVILWKQIYPGHSPSVNLRLVGFPGSAELIHPQPLRITKATGEVLTAPDVFLEEAPVPSIGQYDFQNILPKLPIEPLQLGIPLPGQHFINISVPPSVVQEWQSVVSN
- a CDS encoding CP12 domain-containing protein, which produces MLKAADIMTKDVATIRGSATVAEAVTLMRARDWRALIVERRHQQDAYGIVSESDITYKVIAYGKNPHAIRVYEIMSKPCITINPDLAVEYVARLFAEYHLHRAPVIQGELLGIISLTDILAHSNFMEQSGTALLEQELQEEIKKARIICAETGIRSRECAAAWDAVEEMQAEISHQRAHKPPKTAFEEYCDEYPEASEARMYDM